A section of the Hirschia baltica ATCC 49814 genome encodes:
- a CDS encoding sensor histidine kinase, with the protein MVQAFTILVAGGAGIAIAALLWALRISDGARGAAKKYRERARELEEKLARSDSVFGAHPGVVLVWEEDEILEGSWGKPSVYGSHVALAAVLNFTDDSMSSDPAVRLLEGLGDLEARDGAGRDATLRERLMQLRTEGAPFSLTIIGPNGRFLEADGRTAGGRAVLWVSDSTIKGLEESGARGRLEEARQIIARDPTAFLEMLGKAPFIAWRLSGAGRLQWVNESYLKAVEGKNLDHVLDRQIMLDQEIASQAQTVLTDKTESRKTRYIVIDGERRAMRVLMFPLSGGVAGMAFDVSEEEAARETLERHRRAHDDTLNHVSDAVAIFGADRKLSFHNKHFEELWDLNPRFLLEKPSHGEFLDRLRESKLLPAQQKYSDWRTKELDYNTGGSKRSIDENMWMLPDGRTLQVTRQKHPLGGILLLFKDISDELTLKANYNALINQQKATLDKLSEAVAVYGGDGGLRLSNASFEKLWQLEPAKLKNAPEFDEVAEMCAPLFHDKSVWAAIKGRVTNPTPEARQEFRGEMKRSDGSIVTFLTQPLPDGATLIAFVDATASRRVEGALRERAEAFQAADRLKTEFVQNVSYQLRSPLTTILGYAEFLESGKQGSLNAQQLENVNSILQASDHLSRLIENILDLATIEAGRMDLDLKDLDLKSLIDESVEMVVANAADTKVSIKVDCPATIGSMHADERRIKQILFNLLTNALRFTTAGDTIKVKAEKAEGVIRLQVTDTGKGVAYEQQAEAFDAFTSGDNRGAGLGLALVRSFVELHGGWVAMKSKPTKGATVICCLPEFASPKDMPPTLELANPSVAAQ; encoded by the coding sequence ATGGTTCAGGCTTTCACAATCCTTGTAGCGGGTGGAGCTGGAATCGCGATCGCAGCTTTGCTTTGGGCTTTGCGAATTTCTGATGGTGCCAGAGGCGCTGCCAAGAAATATCGTGAGCGCGCGAGAGAGCTTGAAGAAAAGCTAGCCCGTTCTGACAGTGTTTTTGGGGCGCATCCGGGTGTGGTTCTTGTCTGGGAAGAAGATGAGATTCTCGAAGGGTCTTGGGGAAAGCCTAGCGTTTATGGTTCCCATGTTGCGCTTGCTGCTGTTTTAAACTTTACCGATGATTCTATGTCGTCTGATCCTGCTGTACGTTTGCTTGAAGGTCTGGGAGACCTTGAGGCGCGTGATGGGGCAGGGCGTGATGCCACTCTGCGTGAGCGTTTAATGCAGCTTCGCACCGAAGGCGCACCTTTCTCATTGACGATTATTGGGCCTAATGGTCGCTTCCTTGAAGCAGATGGCCGCACAGCTGGCGGTCGCGCTGTGCTTTGGGTGTCCGATTCAACAATTAAAGGTCTTGAAGAATCTGGTGCGCGTGGACGTCTTGAAGAAGCGCGTCAGATTATTGCACGTGATCCAACTGCATTCTTGGAAATGCTGGGTAAAGCACCATTTATCGCTTGGCGTTTGTCAGGTGCTGGCCGTTTGCAATGGGTCAATGAATCCTATCTTAAGGCGGTTGAAGGCAAAAACTTAGACCATGTTCTCGATCGTCAGATCATGCTGGATCAAGAAATCGCGAGCCAAGCCCAAACGGTTTTAACCGACAAAACAGAATCGCGTAAGACGCGCTATATTGTGATTGATGGTGAACGTCGCGCTATGCGAGTTTTGATGTTCCCATTATCTGGCGGTGTGGCAGGTATGGCGTTTGATGTGTCTGAGGAAGAAGCAGCGCGTGAAACACTAGAACGTCATAGACGTGCGCATGATGACACGCTTAATCATGTGTCGGATGCTGTGGCTATTTTTGGGGCTGATCGCAAACTATCATTCCACAACAAGCATTTTGAAGAATTATGGGATTTGAACCCGCGTTTCTTGCTTGAAAAACCATCACACGGTGAGTTCCTTGACCGCCTGCGCGAGAGCAAATTGTTGCCAGCGCAGCAAAAATACTCTGACTGGCGCACCAAAGAACTTGATTACAATACAGGTGGCTCTAAGCGCTCCATTGATGAAAATATGTGGATGCTGCCGGATGGACGTACATTGCAGGTGACGCGTCAGAAACACCCTCTGGGCGGTATATTGCTATTGTTCAAAGACATCTCTGATGAGCTGACTTTGAAAGCCAATTATAACGCTCTGATTAATCAACAAAAAGCGACACTGGATAAATTGAGTGAAGCTGTGGCTGTGTATGGCGGCGATGGTGGGTTGCGCTTGAGCAATGCCTCTTTTGAAAAGCTATGGCAGCTTGAGCCGGCCAAACTGAAAAATGCACCTGAGTTTGATGAAGTTGCGGAAATGTGCGCGCCATTATTCCATGATAAATCTGTGTGGGCAGCTATTAAAGGGCGGGTGACAAACCCAACTCCTGAAGCGCGGCAGGAATTTCGTGGTGAAATGAAACGCTCTGATGGGTCAATCGTGACTTTCCTCACCCAGCCTTTGCCGGATGGTGCAACATTGATTGCCTTTGTTGATGCGACTGCATCTCGCCGCGTTGAAGGTGCATTGCGCGAACGTGCAGAAGCTTTCCAAGCGGCAGATCGTTTGAAAACCGAATTTGTGCAGAATGTGTCTTATCAATTGCGTTCGCCGCTGACGACAATTTTGGGATATGCTGAGTTTCTTGAATCTGGCAAACAGGGCAGTTTGAACGCGCAGCAATTGGAGAATGTGAATTCTATTCTTCAAGCGTCAGATCACCTATCACGTTTGATTGAGAATATCCTTGATCTAGCAACAATTGAAGCAGGGCGTATGGATCTGGACCTCAAGGATTTAGATTTGAAATCGCTTATTGATGAAAGTGTTGAAATGGTTGTGGCAAATGCCGCAGACACGAAGGTTTCTATCAAAGTCGATTGTCCGGCTACGATTGGCTCAATGCATGCTGATGAGCGGCGTATAAAACAGATATTGTTTAATCTGTTGACGAATGCACTGCGTTTCACAACAGCAGGTGATACGATTAAAGTGAAAGCTGAAAAAGCTGAAGGTGTTATTCGTCTGCAAGTGACCGACACAGGTAAAGGCGTGGCTTATGAGCAGCAGGCTGAAGCTTTTGATGCGTTTACAAGTGGTGATAATCGCGGAGCGGGTCTTGGACTGGCGCTGGTGCGTTCTTTCGTTGAATTGCATGGGGGGTGGGTTGCTATGAAGTCTAAACCAACCAAAGGCGCGACAGTTATTTGTTGTCTGCCTGAATTTGCATCGCCCAAAGACATGCCGCCAACATTAGAATTGGCCAATCCGAGCGTTGCAGCTCAATAA
- a CDS encoding VOC family protein produces MSYKSKVRTCFIFDEKGEEAAEFYVSLLPNSHIETKSYPDPDDKPLVVEFTLAKTKQT; encoded by the coding sequence ATGTCCTACAAATCAAAAGTCCGCACATGTTTTATCTTTGATGAAAAAGGAGAGGAAGCGGCAGAATTTTATGTGTCCCTCCTGCCCAATAGTCATATAGAAACAAAATCTTACCCGGACCCAGATGACAAACCACTCGTCGTAGAATTCACCTTAGCTAAAACAAAGCAAACTTGA
- a CDS encoding TetR/AcrR family transcriptional regulator, translating to MNTKTQAKPERKSAKTRLLEAAMQVIRQHGYTATSVEDLCRTAGVSKGAFFHHFSSKEELGVAAAQFWGETTGAFFQSAPYHQHADPLDRVLGYIDFRKAIIDGDIAQFTCLVGTMTQEVYGSHPEIRDACADSIFNHANTLIPDIEAAMQAHHLNNTNWTAQSLANHTQAVLQGAFILAKAKNDKAVALESVDHLKLYIEFLFNYPSTMEYAV from the coding sequence ATGAACACGAAAACACAAGCAAAGCCCGAACGCAAAAGCGCAAAAACACGCTTACTGGAAGCCGCCATGCAGGTTATTCGACAACACGGTTACACAGCCACTTCCGTAGAAGACCTCTGCCGCACAGCAGGTGTTTCCAAGGGGGCGTTCTTTCATCATTTTTCAAGCAAAGAAGAACTCGGCGTCGCAGCGGCCCAGTTTTGGGGCGAGACAACAGGCGCTTTTTTTCAGTCCGCCCCCTATCACCAACACGCAGACCCACTCGACCGTGTGCTTGGCTATATCGATTTTCGTAAAGCTATAATTGATGGAGATATCGCTCAATTTACTTGCCTTGTCGGCACGATGACACAGGAAGTTTATGGCTCTCACCCAGAAATTCGTGATGCGTGTGCCGATAGTATTTTCAATCATGCAAACACACTCATTCCCGACATAGAAGCCGCAATGCAAGCGCACCATCTTAACAATACCAACTGGACAGCTCAAAGCCTTGCCAACCATACCCAAGCCGTCCTGCAAGGTGCTTTCATTCTCGCCAAAGCCAAAAATGACAAAGCAGTTGCATTAGAAAGCGTGGATCACCTCAAACTTTATATTGAATTCTTGTTCAACTACCCTTCGACAATGGAGTATGCAGTATGA
- a CDS encoding response regulator transcription factor, which yields MTTIALVDDDENIVESLKAFFEAEGYTVRAYHDGEAALQGLAEHPPELAILDVKMPKMDGMELLRRLRQTSNLPAIFLTSKDDEIDEVVGFNIGADDFIRKPCSMRLLSERVKAVLRRSRGAGVSEEGDKKPIVRGSLTLDPNRHACTWKGEVVRLTVTEFLILQALSTRPGYVKSRDQLMDAAYDDQVYVDDRTIDSHIKRLRKKFRDQDDEFDSIETLYGVGYRYKEA from the coding sequence ATGACAACTATCGCTTTGGTCGATGATGACGAGAATATCGTTGAAAGCTTGAAAGCTTTTTTTGAGGCGGAAGGTTATACAGTCCGCGCTTATCATGATGGTGAGGCGGCCTTGCAGGGCTTGGCCGAGCATCCGCCAGAATTGGCTATTCTTGATGTGAAAATGCCGAAAATGGACGGTATGGAATTGCTGCGCCGTTTGCGTCAGACATCCAATCTGCCAGCGATTTTCCTGACATCGAAAGATGACGAAATTGACGAAGTGGTCGGCTTTAACATTGGGGCGGATGATTTTATCCGTAAGCCTTGTTCTATGCGCCTCTTGTCTGAGCGTGTGAAAGCTGTGTTGCGTCGCTCACGCGGGGCGGGTGTGTCTGAAGAGGGCGACAAGAAGCCTATCGTGCGCGGATCATTGACGCTGGACCCGAACCGTCACGCCTGTACATGGAAGGGTGAAGTGGTTCGCCTGACTGTGACCGAATTTTTGATCTTGCAAGCATTGTCGACACGTCCGGGCTATGTGAAGAGCCGCGATCAGCTGATGGATGCAGCCTATGATGATCAGGTTTATGTGGATGACCGCACAATCGATAGCCACATTAAACGCCTGCGCAAAAAATTCCGCGATCAGGATGATGAATTTGATTCAATCGAAACGCTCTATGGTGTGGGATATCGCTATAAAGAAGCATAA
- a CDS encoding SRPBCC family protein, translating into MNVPSNYVLSITRTIKAPRPIVWRCWTEPELLKQWFCPKPWSVPEADIDLKAGGRMNIVMAGPDGERVENIGSYLEVTPLERLVFSDAYSEGFMPRPTSFMTGVVELSDDGEDKTRMTWSARHSNEDDVKKHLEMGFEAGWNAAADQLDALAQSLV; encoded by the coding sequence ATGAATGTGCCTTCCAATTACGTGCTCAGCATCACCCGCACGATAAAGGCTCCACGTCCTATCGTCTGGCGCTGCTGGACAGAACCAGAATTGCTCAAGCAGTGGTTCTGCCCCAAACCGTGGAGCGTTCCTGAAGCTGATATAGATTTAAAAGCAGGCGGCCGCATGAATATCGTCATGGCCGGACCAGATGGCGAGCGCGTGGAAAACATCGGCTCATATCTTGAAGTTACTCCCCTAGAGCGCCTAGTCTTCTCAGACGCCTATAGCGAAGGCTTCATGCCACGTCCCACTTCTTTCATGACAGGCGTCGTTGAGCTTTCTGATGACGGCGAAGACAAGACCAGAATGACCTGGAGCGCCCGCCACTCCAATGAGGATGATGTAAAAAAACATCTAGAGATGGGCTTTGAAGCCGGTTGGAATGCCGCTGCCGATCAGTTAGATGCTCTCGCCCAATCCTTAGTTTAA
- a CDS encoding HPr family phosphocarrier protein, translated as MTETLTKSATICNTRGLHARASAALAREALKFDSKIIVSHEGEKASAIAVMDLLMLTAYKGCVVEVSAEGKDADQAIVAIVDLIENRFGEDD; from the coding sequence ATGACCGAAACGCTTACTAAATCAGCCACCATTTGTAATACACGTGGTCTTCATGCTCGCGCTTCAGCCGCTCTTGCCAGAGAAGCTCTCAAATTTGATTCCAAAATAATTGTTTCTCATGAAGGCGAAAAAGCATCTGCTATTGCCGTCATGGATTTGCTTATGTTGACCGCTTATAAAGGCTGTGTTGTTGAGGTGAGTGCTGAAGGCAAAGATGCTGATCAGGCGATAGTGGCAATTGTTGATCTGATTGAAAACCGATTTGGTGAAGACGATTAA
- a CDS encoding arsenate reductase family protein, which translates to MIVIYHNPDCGTSRNVVEMVKASGADPVIIPYLETGWTRAQLLGLFAAADITPKEALRTTKSPTMDLGLLENDVDDDAILNEMIKHPILVNRPIVCSPKGVKLCRPSEAVLDLLETPLAETFTKEDGEQIG; encoded by the coding sequence ATGATCGTTATCTATCACAATCCAGATTGTGGCACGTCACGCAATGTTGTTGAAATGGTCAAAGCTTCCGGCGCTGATCCTGTTATTATTCCCTATCTGGAAACAGGTTGGACACGCGCCCAATTGCTAGGACTATTCGCCGCCGCAGACATCACGCCAAAAGAAGCTTTGCGTACAACAAAATCACCTACAATGGATTTAGGATTGTTAGAAAACGATGTCGATGATGATGCAATTCTCAACGAGATGATCAAACACCCTATCCTCGTCAACCGCCCAATTGTGTGTTCACCCAAAGGCGTCAAACTCTGCCGCCCTAGTGAAGCCGTATTAGATCTTCTTGAAACCCCGCTCGCCGAAACTTTCACCAAAGAAGACGGAGAGCAGATCGGGTAA
- the arsB gene encoding ACR3 family arsenite efflux transporter, whose translation MGLFERYLSLWVALAIGAGMVLGNVFPSAFGVLADLQYANVNLIVALLIWAMVLPMMIGVDFSSLKRVGDKPRGLVITLVVNWLIKPFSMAALGVLFFKHIFADFIPPADAEGYIAGLILLGAAPCTAMVFVWSQLTKGDPAYTLAQVSINDAIMVFAFAPIVAFLLGVTDVVVPWATLILSVVLYVLIPLVLGLFIRLSLQKRGGENAINAFIGKIKPFSVIGLLATVVLLFGFQGEMIWDNPLIIALIAAPILVQSYLIFALAYFAAWAWKVPHNVAAPCAMIGTSNFFELAVAVAISLFGLNSGAALATVVGVLVEVPVMLSLVAFANRTRKHFPPTD comes from the coding sequence ATGGGTTTATTTGAGCGTTATCTGTCTTTATGGGTCGCCTTGGCCATTGGCGCGGGCATGGTGTTGGGCAATGTATTTCCATCAGCTTTTGGCGTGCTGGCAGATTTGCAATATGCCAATGTCAACCTGATCGTCGCTTTGCTTATCTGGGCGATGGTGCTGCCCATGATGATTGGCGTGGATTTTTCCAGCCTCAAACGTGTCGGCGATAAACCACGCGGATTGGTCATCACACTTGTCGTCAATTGGCTGATCAAACCCTTCTCTATGGCGGCGCTGGGTGTGTTATTTTTCAAGCACATTTTTGCCGATTTTATCCCCCCCGCCGATGCCGAGGGCTATATTGCCGGCCTCATTCTATTGGGCGCTGCGCCATGTACAGCCATGGTATTTGTGTGGTCACAACTCACCAAGGGAGACCCCGCCTACACCCTTGCGCAGGTCAGCATTAATGATGCGATCATGGTGTTTGCCTTTGCGCCCATTGTCGCCTTTTTGCTCGGCGTCACAGATGTGGTTGTGCCTTGGGCCACGCTGATATTATCTGTGGTGCTCTATGTGCTTATCCCGCTTGTATTGGGGTTGTTTATCCGCCTCTCTTTGCAAAAACGCGGCGGCGAAAATGCAATAAATGCCTTTATCGGCAAAATAAAACCGTTTTCCGTCATCGGTTTGCTCGCAACTGTGGTTTTGCTCTTTGGTTTCCAAGGCGAAATGATATGGGATAACCCGCTCATCATCGCGCTAATCGCTGCGCCAATTCTTGTGCAATCTTATTTGATATTTGCACTCGCCTATTTTGCAGCTTGGGCTTGGAAAGTCCCGCATAATGTGGCCGCCCCCTGCGCCATGATCGGCACGTCGAACTTTTTCGAACTCGCCGTCGCCGTCGCAATCAGCCTGTTTGGCCTAAACTCCGGCGCGGCTTTGGCCACAGTTGTTGGCGTGCTCGTTGAAGTTCCCGTCATGCTCTCGCTTGTGGCTTTTGCAAACCGCACACGCAAACATTTCCCACCCACAGACTAA
- a CDS encoding PTS sugar transporter subunit IIA, producing the protein MIGVVVVTHGGLAREFVAATEHVFGAQDAFEAICIDADDDMELRRQEIIDVSEKCDTGDGVIVFTDMFGGTPSNLAISVMTQAKIEVIAGVNLPMLIKVAEVRKDRPMDEVALAVQDAGRKYISIASVVLQKSA; encoded by the coding sequence ATGATTGGTGTGGTCGTTGTGACCCATGGCGGGCTAGCTAGAGAATTTGTAGCTGCGACGGAACATGTCTTTGGCGCGCAGGATGCGTTTGAGGCGATTTGTATCGATGCAGATGATGATATGGAATTGCGCAGGCAGGAGATAATTGATGTCTCTGAGAAATGCGATACGGGTGATGGTGTTATTGTCTTTACAGACATGTTTGGCGGGACACCTTCTAATTTAGCAATCTCTGTTATGACGCAGGCAAAAATTGAAGTCATTGCTGGTGTGAATTTGCCAATGCTGATCAAAGTTGCAGAAGTGCGTAAAGACCGGCCTATGGATGAAGTTGCATTGGCGGTTCAGGATGCAGGTCGTAAATATATCTCCATTGCTTCGGTTGTTCTCCAAAAATCAGCATGA
- the ahcY gene encoding adenosylhomocysteinase, whose amino-acid sequence MAFTDYLVKDISLAEFGRKELDIAETEMPGLMALREEYKDAQPLKGARIAGSLHMTIQTAVLMETLTSLGAEIRWASCNIYSTQNHAAAAMAAAEIPVFAVKGQTLEEHWDYQDRIFFFKEGTANMILDDGGDATLYVLLGARAEAGETELLENPQSEEETAVFAQIKKRMAASPGWFTKQRDAIKGVSEETTTGVHRLYELVEKGLLPFPAINVNDSVTKSKFDNKYGCKESLVDGIRRATDTMMAGKTAVVCGYGDVGKGSAASLRGAGARVKVTEIDPICALQAAMDGFEVTTLEKTVKDADIFVTTTGNKDIIRIEHMREMKDMAIVGNIGHFDNEIQVANLKNLKMTNIKDQVDMYELPSGNRMILLSQGRLLNLGNATGHPSFVMSASFTNQVLAQIELWTKGDQYKNDVYILPKHLDEKVARLHLAKIGVELTELSQEQADYIGVKTQGPFKPEHYRY is encoded by the coding sequence ATGGCTTTCACAGATTACTTGGTCAAAGATATTTCTCTTGCTGAATTTGGCCGTAAAGAATTGGATATCGCCGAAACCGAAATGCCAGGACTAATGGCGCTTCGTGAGGAATACAAAGATGCGCAACCGCTAAAAGGCGCGCGTATTGCTGGTTCTCTACACATGACAATCCAAACAGCTGTTTTGATGGAAACATTGACATCTTTGGGTGCTGAAATCCGTTGGGCATCATGTAACATTTACTCAACGCAAAATCACGCGGCTGCGGCAATGGCTGCGGCTGAAATTCCAGTGTTTGCTGTGAAGGGTCAAACCCTTGAAGAGCACTGGGATTATCAAGACCGTATCTTCTTCTTCAAAGAAGGTACAGCAAATATGATCCTTGATGATGGTGGCGATGCAACGCTTTACGTTCTTCTTGGTGCACGCGCAGAAGCTGGTGAAACTGAACTGCTCGAGAACCCGCAATCAGAAGAAGAAACAGCGGTATTTGCTCAAATCAAAAAACGTATGGCAGCATCACCGGGCTGGTTCACAAAGCAACGTGATGCGATCAAAGGTGTTTCAGAAGAAACAACGACAGGTGTGCACCGCTTGTACGAACTTGTTGAAAAAGGTCTTCTTCCTTTCCCAGCTATCAACGTAAATGACAGTGTGACCAAATCAAAATTCGACAACAAATATGGTTGTAAAGAATCTTTGGTTGATGGTATCCGCCGCGCAACTGACACAATGATGGCCGGTAAAACTGCTGTTGTGTGTGGTTATGGTGATGTGGGTAAAGGTTCTGCTGCGTCTCTACGTGGTGCTGGTGCACGCGTTAAAGTCACTGAAATTGACCCAATCTGTGCGCTGCAAGCGGCTATGGATGGGTTTGAAGTGACGACACTAGAGAAGACAGTTAAAGATGCTGATATCTTCGTCACAACAACAGGTAACAAAGACATTATCCGCATTGAACACATGCGCGAAATGAAAGACATGGCGATTGTGGGTAACATTGGTCACTTCGACAATGAAATTCAGGTTGCCAACCTTAAAAACCTAAAAATGACAAATATCAAAGACCAAGTGGACATGTATGAATTGCCATCTGGTAACCGTATGATCCTCTTGTCTCAAGGTCGTCTTCTAAACCTTGGAAACGCGACAGGTCACCCATCATTCGTGATGTCTGCATCTTTCACAAACCAAGTTCTGGCTCAGATCGAACTTTGGACGAAAGGTGACCAGTACAAAAACGACGTTTACATCCTGCCTAAGCATTTGGATGAAAAAGTTGCGCGTTTGCACCTTGCTAAAATTGGTGTTGAATTGACTGAGCTTTCACAAGAACAAGCTGATTACATCGGCGTCAAAACACAAGGTCCATTCAAGCCAGAGCACTATCGCTACTAG
- a CDS encoding EF-hand domain-containing protein, producing the protein MKRTLKTSLSKASFAFLFSLFCLPAIAQSDPQPETTGTIPTDLEETSAEAPTMELLPQRIVGRGQDLRGIRVAKPGALLFASFDDDHSLSISFAEIDANAVSAFARADVNQSGTLSIFEQQDWAAAVGSYDGPLANTMTFDSNIDRQVTQEEFTAGLKRLAKSYMRTDETEIQFASLLFKPNGKDADKRDNEDAPQRLSSPKS; encoded by the coding sequence ATGAAACGCACATTAAAAACTTCCTTGTCTAAGGCGAGCTTTGCTTTTTTGTTTTCCCTATTTTGCCTGCCGGCAATAGCCCAATCAGACCCTCAACCAGAGACAACTGGTACAATTCCAACCGATTTAGAGGAAACCAGTGCAGAGGCTCCCACTATGGAGCTACTTCCACAGCGCATTGTGGGTAGAGGACAGGATTTACGCGGCATTCGTGTTGCAAAACCGGGTGCGCTCTTGTTTGCAAGTTTTGATGATGATCACTCCCTCAGCATTTCATTTGCTGAAATTGATGCAAATGCCGTCTCTGCTTTTGCGCGGGCTGACGTCAATCAAAGCGGAACGCTCTCAATATTTGAACAACAAGATTGGGCTGCCGCTGTTGGCTCCTATGATGGCCCGCTTGCCAATACAATGACGTTTGATTCAAATATTGACCGCCAAGTGACACAGGAAGAATTCACGGCTGGCCTAAAACGGCTTGCAAAATCTTACATGAGAACAGATGAAACCGAGATCCAGTTTGCAAGCTTGCTTTTCAAGCCAAATGGAAAAGATGCTGATAAACGCGACAATGAAGATGCGCCCCAACGCCTCTCTTCACCCAAAAGCTAA
- a CDS encoding stimulus-sensing domain-containing protein, with product MANTDELGLIQSAMRTVRSLFTSRIARLILASNLAGLLILITGALFVNEIRAGLVQARTESLEAQALTYESVLSLTATSGTPRPTLNESLSRSSLKRLQAPPHTRVRLYSSDLKLIADSFLLEEFIKTAELPPLKKPGLLDRWAVGISRHISNVFNEESGATHASAAKSLEEELSIALSGKNAAAQRFSERGERLISVSVPVRYVSAVVGVLTVEASDVEDIIRAERAALAPIISVAVLMSLITSFLLTAGIARPLRRLSIAADRVRSGKTNRLDMSGISKRKDEIGDLAKALDAMTGALHDRIVLNERFAADVAHELKNPLTSIRSAVETSEAVEDENVRERMRQVISRDVVRLDRLITDISNASRLEAEIAREKATNVDVQRLLEDLVSIWRDTRKEGQPEVELNIDTVEGPLILKAREGPLAQVIRNLVENARSFSPEDGVVTITAVREPKAICLTFEDQGPGVPEDKLEKIFERFYSDRPKGAKFGNNSGLGLSIVKQIVETHYGEVFVQNLRQMNADGSEGEVLGAQFVVRLPVR from the coding sequence ATGGCAAATACAGACGAGCTTGGCCTCATTCAATCTGCAATGCGAACGGTGCGTTCCTTGTTTACGTCGCGTATTGCGCGGCTGATTCTGGCGTCTAATCTTGCCGGCTTGCTGATTTTGATAACTGGCGCGTTATTCGTCAATGAAATCCGTGCGGGGTTGGTGCAGGCGCGCACCGAATCGCTGGAAGCGCAGGCGCTGACATATGAATCCGTGTTATCTCTGACAGCGACATCTGGCACGCCGCGCCCGACGCTGAATGAAAGCCTGTCGCGATCATCGCTAAAACGTCTGCAAGCGCCGCCTCACACGCGCGTGCGGCTGTATTCATCTGATTTGAAACTGATTGCTGATAGCTTTTTGCTGGAAGAATTTATCAAGACAGCAGAGCTTCCGCCCTTGAAAAAACCGGGTTTGTTGGATCGTTGGGCTGTTGGTATTTCTAGGCATATCTCTAATGTTTTTAACGAAGAGAGCGGCGCAACACATGCGAGTGCCGCAAAATCATTAGAAGAAGAATTATCCATCGCTTTATCGGGCAAGAATGCAGCGGCGCAGCGTTTTTCTGAGCGGGGCGAGCGGCTGATTTCTGTGTCTGTGCCTGTGCGATATGTGTCGGCTGTTGTGGGTGTGCTGACGGTTGAAGCCAGTGATGTGGAAGATATTATTCGCGCTGAACGAGCAGCCCTCGCGCCGATTATTTCTGTGGCGGTGTTGATGTCGTTGATCACGTCATTCTTGTTGACGGCAGGTATTGCGCGGCCATTGCGGCGTTTATCCATCGCGGCTGACCGTGTGCGGTCTGGGAAGACAAACCGGTTGGATATGTCGGGTATTTCCAAGCGTAAGGACGAGATTGGTGATCTGGCGAAAGCGCTGGATGCGATGACGGGGGCGCTGCACGACCGTATTGTGCTGAATGAACGATTTGCGGCGGATGTGGCGCATGAGCTGAAAAATCCACTCACCTCTATTCGGTCTGCGGTGGAAACATCTGAGGCCGTTGAAGATGAGAATGTGCGCGAGCGGATGCGGCAGGTGATTTCGCGTGATGTTGTGCGTCTGGATCGTCTGATCACGGATATTTCGAATGCATCGCGTTTGGAAGCGGAAATTGCACGCGAAAAAGCGACGAATGTTGATGTGCAGCGTTTGTTGGAAGATCTCGTGTCGATCTGGCGGGATACACGCAAAGAGGGACAGCCGGAAGTTGAGCTGAATATTGATACGGTTGAAGGCCCACTAATACTGAAAGCGCGTGAAGGCCCATTGGCGCAGGTTATCCGAAACCTTGTTGAAAATGCACGTTCATTCTCTCCTGAAGATGGTGTTGTGACGATTACAGCCGTGCGCGAACCAAAAGCGATTTGCCTCACATTTGAGGATCAAGGACCGGGTGTACCCGAAGACAAATTAGAGAAAATCTTCGAGCGCTTTTATTCTGATCGACCCAAAGGGGCCAAGTTTGGCAATAATTCCGGGCTTGGACTGTCTATCGTAAAGCAGATTGTTGAAACGCATTATGGAGAGGTTTTTGTACAAAATCTTAGACAGATGAATGCAGATGGGTCTGAAGGTGAGGTATTGGGGGCACAGTTCGTGGTTCGATTACCCGTTCGGTGA